The region CGTGTTGCGCTGCGTACCTTCCAGAAACGCAGCGAAGTCATGGGCAATGACACACGCCGAGGCCAGTGATTCGCAGGCGTGGGCCAGCAGGGTCTCGTTGTCGATATTGGGATTGATGGCGAAGATTGGACTGGGTTTACGCGGGGGATTGGGGGTTGGCTTGAACATGATCACGCTCCTAGAGTCATGGAGCTGCCACGATTCGCTGCTAGACGAAAATAAGGTGACAGCTGTGCGCGGGCTAGCAGACCGGGACTCTAGAGACCGGTAGACCCGAAGGTCTTCCCACGCACAGCCGCCA is a window of Pseudomonas sp. 10S4 DNA encoding:
- a CDS encoding DUF6124 family protein, with translation MFKPTPNPPRKPSPIFAINPNIDNETLLAHACESLASACVIAHDFAAFLEGTQRNTAQGIAQIILQAELAVNRVLDNLDSQD